The Topomyia yanbarensis strain Yona2022 chromosome 3, ASM3024719v1, whole genome shotgun sequence nucleotide sequence ACAATTGATAAACATTTTGTTCTCCCAAAGTGTCGTCGGTAGTGATAGAATCCTTGTGGTGAAACCGTGGATGCATATCGGGAAAGCTTATTCGCGAAGTAGCTACTGTTGCCTACCTATAGGCGATTCGCAATGGATTCGATCTGCCTGCAGTGCTCCGAGCCGGTAACCACTTTGAATCAGCTGAAATGCCAAGGACTCTGCGACAGAATCATGCATCTATCGTGTTCAACGCTCACTCGTCCAAAATTGGACATGATTAACGACTCAGCGAATATATTCTGGCTTTGCGACAGCTGtgtggatttgatgaaatcctccgcAGTGAATGCAGCTTTTACAGCATTGAGCGAAGCGTTCCGTTTGCTGACCGACACACATAAAACAGCGCTTGAAGCATTAAAGGCTGAAATGGAGAAAACCAGAAAATCAGTGGAATCCGCAACGACATTGCCTGCAACTTCCATATCATGGCCCGTTCCAAATAGAGCTGGAGCCAAACGTGCTCGCGAGACGGAGGATGATAAATTTCCTTCTAAATCCGATGTCCCCAGTCTAACGTGTGGCAAGAAAAAGGGTGATGTAGCAAAGGTACCCACAATCACTGTTCAACCCACTACTAGTAAATGCTGGATTTACCTGTCGCAAATTGCTACCACCGTTTCCGAAGCTGAGGTTGGTGCTGTGGTTAAAGAGTGCCTTTCAACGGACGATCCGGTCGAAGTGAAGAAGTTAGTGAAAAAAGACGCAAATTTGAGCGGGCttaatttcatttctttcaaaattggtgttgacccTCAACTTCGTGAAATGGCTCTCAATGCCGATACCTGGCCGGATGGGATGTATTTCCGCGAGTTCATCGACTTTCGGCAAGAACGTAATAATGACGGGAAGCATGGGTTTCGGAAAACACCTCGACTGGGATAAATCCATCGCAAATAGCAGTTATTTTAGACCACGCACCGACAATTCGCCTGTTGATCAACGGCAACCGGGACGCACCGTAGAAAGCAATATGGAATCCCCCAATCCTCCCAGCACAGTCGTGCCCCTTGCAGTCAGCAGTATcttcagtcgtcccggccctgtgtctgggaatggagagggggacttccaaattgccctctttggcaagtattttaaaaattatgttgaTGAATCAACCGTTTTTCCTGATGGAATTGTTTGTTCTAGCTCGAATGCTTCCGACTGTCAATTAATGAGTCATCGCTGTCAGCCGTCAGCTGGAAACCTCCTGAGGAGCACTCCAACTTCCATGACGAGTGCTACCAATTCATGCAGTTCACCCGCTCCTTC carries:
- the LOC131687016 gene encoding uncharacterized protein LOC131687016, which produces MDSICLQCSEPVTTLNQLKCQGLCDRIMHLSCSTLTRPKLDMINDSANIFWLCDSCVDLMKSSAVNAAFTALSEAFRLLTDTHKTALEALKAEMEKTRKSVESATTLPATSISWPVPNRAGAKRARETEDDKFPSKSDVPSLTCGKKKGDVAKVPTITVQPTTSKCWIYLSQIATTVSEAEVGAVVKECLSTDDPVEVKKLVKKDANLSGLNFISFKIGVDPQLREMALNADTWPDGMYFREFIDFRQERNNDGKHGFRKTPRLG